The following proteins are encoded in a genomic region of Planococcus lenghuensis:
- a CDS encoding oxidoreductase, with protein MSLLNHPINIGSIELANRLIAAPMQQYRGSAEGYATDYHAGHYSRFAAGGLGLVIIESTSIAESGRLFQNDIGIFSDRHISPLKNVTEAVHKHGVPVFIQLCHGGRKASPDNQGEMLAPSALPYNEDYGTPNEMTQEEIREVVEQFRQAAGRSVEAGFDGIELHAAHGYLLHQFLSPLSNKREDAYGGSFENRLRILKEVLQAVRKQVGEEYPVQIRFSATDYVDGGLTPDDIGGAVNALEPFGVDAIHVSTGGLLPVKPSDVGPGYQVPHAATIKGYTEVPVIAVGLIHTQELAEEVVKSRRADCIAIGRPLLEDPDFVKNWLFSNPVK; from the coding sequence ATGTCTTTGTTGAATCATCCGATCAATATCGGAAGTATTGAATTGGCAAATCGGCTGATTGCTGCACCCATGCAGCAGTATCGCGGAAGCGCTGAAGGCTATGCGACGGACTACCATGCCGGCCATTACAGCAGGTTTGCAGCAGGCGGCTTGGGACTTGTGATAATTGAATCGACAAGTATAGCTGAAAGCGGCCGGCTGTTTCAGAATGATATTGGGATTTTCAGTGACCGGCACATCAGCCCATTGAAAAATGTGACGGAAGCGGTCCATAAACATGGCGTGCCGGTGTTTATCCAGTTATGCCATGGCGGCCGAAAAGCTTCCCCGGATAACCAAGGGGAAATGTTGGCGCCGAGTGCATTGCCATACAATGAGGATTATGGAACGCCGAACGAGATGACACAGGAAGAAATCCGGGAAGTCGTGGAGCAATTCCGGCAGGCAGCGGGGAGGTCGGTGGAAGCGGGATTCGATGGCATCGAATTGCACGCGGCTCATGGGTATTTGCTGCATCAATTCCTGTCACCGCTATCCAATAAGCGCGAGGACGCCTATGGCGGCTCTTTCGAAAACCGGTTACGGATTCTAAAAGAGGTTCTCCAAGCTGTGCGGAAGCAGGTAGGGGAAGAGTATCCTGTACAGATCCGCTTTTCGGCCACTGATTATGTCGATGGCGGTTTAACACCTGACGATATCGGGGGAGCGGTGAATGCACTTGAACCATTCGGAGTGGATGCTATCCATGTATCGACCGGCGGACTGTTGCCGGTAAAACCATCTGATGTCGGCCCGGGATACCAGGTGCCGCATGCGGCGACCATTAAGGGATATACAGAGGTACCAGTCATTGCGGTGGGATTAATTCACACGCAAGAACTGGCGGAAGAGGTTGTGAAGTCACGGCGGGCGGACTGCATCGCCATCGGCCGGCCGCTGCTGGAGGATCCGGATTTTGTGAAGAACTGGCTATTCAGCAATCCCGTTAAATAA
- a CDS encoding immunoglobulin-like domain-containing protein: protein MKRILALSLVFLAACGNEETVPTFADPVPEQVMPMEREGISIALAEDSFTDPPVEITTTMMNESGQAMEFGEYFSIEVNKDGQWFAMDHSDAVFYKDADFKDYGKELPAGAEIQQTFSIKKLGETLLPGEYRLVKTFSASEAPFYETSVAVPFTVK from the coding sequence ATGAAAAGAATCCTGGCTTTAAGTCTGGTATTCCTTGCTGCCTGCGGAAATGAAGAAACAGTACCTACATTCGCTGATCCGGTGCCTGAACAGGTGATGCCAATGGAAAGAGAAGGGATATCCATTGCGCTTGCAGAAGATTCATTTACAGATCCCCCGGTTGAAATTACAACGACTATGATGAATGAGAGCGGACAAGCCATGGAATTCGGCGAGTATTTTTCAATCGAAGTGAATAAGGATGGTCAATGGTTCGCAATGGATCATTCGGATGCTGTCTTTTATAAGGATGCCGATTTCAAGGACTACGGTAAGGAGTTGCCGGCAGGAGCTGAAATCCAGCAGACTTTCTCGATCAAGAAGCTGGGCGAGACTCTCTTGCCGGGTGAGTATCGGCTTGTGAAGACATTTTCGGCGTCCGAAGCACCTTTCTACGAAACTTCCGTCGCGGTGCCATTTACGGTGAAATAA
- a CDS encoding flavin reductase family protein, protein MIIDPNELSVKDMYKLLVGSVVPRPIAWVSTISQEGIPNLAPYSFFNVVSRNPPMLAFSVGEGTGERKGTVKDTLHNIRDQKEFVINILTSSMGNEMAKSAETLPPDVDEFDYADLPSAASEVVRAPRVAEAPVSMECKLHTILQLGDDHLVIGQLVRFHVDDELYENGRINLEKLAPLGRLAGNYALVETIFSLPNDNLGELIKKPVDKSGRR, encoded by the coding sequence ATGATCATTGATCCAAATGAACTTTCCGTAAAGGATATGTATAAATTATTGGTCGGCAGTGTGGTGCCGCGGCCGATTGCCTGGGTATCGACGATTTCGCAGGAGGGAATTCCGAATCTGGCACCGTACAGTTTTTTTAATGTGGTATCCCGGAATCCGCCGATGCTCGCTTTCTCGGTTGGTGAAGGGACAGGGGAACGGAAAGGAACAGTGAAGGATACGCTGCACAATATCCGCGATCAGAAGGAATTCGTCATTAATATTCTGACGTCGTCGATGGGAAATGAAATGGCAAAAAGCGCCGAGACGCTGCCGCCTGACGTGGATGAATTCGACTACGCCGATTTGCCATCCGCAGCAAGTGAAGTCGTAAGGGCTCCACGCGTTGCGGAAGCGCCCGTCAGCATGGAATGCAAACTCCACACAATCCTTCAGCTTGGAGATGACCACCTTGTCATCGGCCAATTGGTACGGTTCCATGTGGATGACGAGTTATACGAAAACGGACGGATTAACTTGGAGAAACTGGCTCCGCTCGGCCGGCTTGCCGGGAATTATGCACTGGTTGAGACCATTTTTTCTTTGCCGAACGACAATCTGGGCGAACTCATCAAAAAGCCGGTGGATAAAAGCGGCAGGCGCTGA
- a CDS encoding SEC-C metal-binding domain-containing protein, which produces MTGRNEPCPCGSGKKHKKCCGRPKEIHELIDEELQSVMEGAVNEGLGHREHNEISERITKWSKELTGLFDEQLIETLAFETYMYIERQELWRRFLIRQVNTAQRPQVRDVLTAWQQPFIALGKVTANDGFTLTLQDEVSKQLYTIAANAYRGTAAGYSALLCRIREAVSAAFKEQPD; this is translated from the coding sequence ATGACTGGACGCAATGAGCCTTGCCCGTGCGGCAGCGGTAAGAAACATAAGAAATGCTGCGGACGGCCAAAAGAGATTCATGAGTTAATCGATGAAGAACTGCAAAGTGTAATGGAAGGGGCCGTAAATGAAGGGCTCGGCCACCGTGAGCATAATGAAATATCGGAACGCATTACGAAATGGTCGAAAGAGCTGACGGGCCTATTCGATGAACAACTTATTGAAACACTAGCGTTTGAAACATACATGTATATCGAGCGCCAAGAGTTGTGGCGGCGGTTTCTGATCCGTCAGGTGAACACAGCGCAACGCCCGCAGGTACGGGACGTGCTGACTGCCTGGCAGCAGCCGTTCATCGCACTCGGCAAAGTGACGGCGAACGACGGCTTTACGCTGACCCTTCAGGATGAAGTGAGCAAGCAGCTGTACACAATCGCAGCGAATGCCTATCGGGGAACGGCGGCTGGCTATTCGGCACTGTTATGCCGGATCCGCGAGGCGGTGAGCGCAGCCTTCAAGGAACAGCCGGACTGA
- a CDS encoding helix-turn-helix domain-containing protein — protein sequence MDVLKDFGVRMKELRLKAGITQESLAIRAELDRSYVGAVERGEKNLSLLNIEKIANALDVDLSYLFEDERFAPRSTSLKRDLKKPLETRFVYDIDFDNQVMAWKVTGPLNEHDVHKIAQNIKSLVLLLKKGEVKLLIDNQPMIIDGLPFVFSPEVYDVWEELQTWLLPYLNRVVVLCNSRFMKNQLDRLAKRSGIACISKHIFSPDLEGNSREALAFLDIESNPILTSEPKEAGSV from the coding sequence ATGGATGTTTTAAAAGACTTTGGCGTGCGGATGAAAGAACTGCGTCTGAAAGCCGGCATCACTCAGGAATCACTGGCCATCCGAGCTGAACTGGACCGCTCCTATGTCGGTGCTGTCGAGCGCGGTGAAAAGAACTTATCTCTTCTCAATATCGAGAAAATCGCCAATGCATTGGATGTTGATCTGTCTTATCTGTTTGAAGACGAACGATTCGCTCCGCGTTCCACTTCCTTAAAACGGGATCTTAAAAAACCGTTAGAGACCAGGTTCGTTTACGATATTGACTTCGATAATCAAGTTATGGCCTGGAAAGTCACCGGTCCGCTGAACGAGCACGACGTACATAAAATCGCGCAGAACATCAAAAGCCTGGTCCTGCTCCTCAAAAAAGGTGAAGTGAAACTGCTCATCGATAACCAGCCGATGATCATCGACGGCCTTCCTTTCGTCTTCTCCCCTGAAGTGTATGACGTCTGGGAAGAACTTCAGACCTGGCTGCTGCCGTACTTGAACCGGGTGGTCGTCCTCTGCAATTCCCGGTTCATGAAAAACCAGCTGGACCGGCTGGCAAAACGGAGCGGGATTGCCTGTATCTCCAAACACATTTTCAGCCCCGACCTGGAGGGCAACAGCCGAGAAGCGCTGGCCTTCCTTGATATTGAATCTAATCCGATCCTAACAAGTGAACCGAAAGAAGCCGGCTCCGTGTGA
- a CDS encoding class I SAM-dependent methyltransferase yields MNMEKTAKEKVKHVFGRNADKYVTSDSHAKGTDLPLLAEWLQPAKTAVALDVATGGGHVAKALAPHTALVLATDLTEKMLDNTAKYLRSSFDNVMFVIADAESLPFLQDTFDIVTCRIAPHHFPNPDRFIAETARVLKPGGKFLMIDNVAPNDPALGAFMNQTEKLRDDSHVRCLSKDEWTELFTANGLMITKALDRKKTFDYPVWVARTAENDDQIGRVTEHLLGADPVAMDYFAITGQGDAIQKLVIDEWMVMCEKQLK; encoded by the coding sequence ATGAACATGGAAAAAACGGCAAAAGAAAAAGTGAAGCATGTATTTGGCAGAAACGCGGATAAGTACGTGACAAGTGATAGTCATGCAAAAGGAACAGATTTACCGTTGCTGGCCGAGTGGCTGCAACCTGCAAAAACTGCTGTTGCGCTTGACGTCGCGACTGGTGGCGGCCATGTCGCAAAAGCGCTCGCACCGCATACCGCTCTTGTTCTTGCGACCGATCTGACCGAAAAGATGCTGGACAATACCGCCAAGTACTTGCGGTCTTCGTTTGATAATGTCATGTTTGTTATCGCCGATGCGGAATCGCTGCCTTTTCTGCAGGATACATTCGATATCGTGACGTGCCGGATTGCACCGCATCATTTCCCGAATCCGGACCGTTTCATTGCGGAAACTGCACGGGTGTTGAAACCAGGCGGAAAATTCCTGATGATTGATAACGTGGCACCGAATGATCCGGCACTTGGCGCTTTCATGAATCAAACCGAAAAATTGCGTGATGACAGCCACGTGCGTTGCCTGTCAAAGGACGAGTGGACGGAATTGTTTACGGCGAACGGGCTCATGATCACAAAAGCATTGGATCGCAAGAAAACCTTCGATTACCCGGTATGGGTAGCGCGCACTGCAGAAAACGACGACCAGATCGGGCGCGTCACCGAGCATTTATTGGGAGCGGACCCGGTTGCCATGGATTATTTCGCCATCACGGGGCAAGGAGATGCAATCCAAAAATTAGTCATTGATGAGTGGATGGTCATGTGCGAAAAACAATTAAAGTGA
- the dacB gene encoding D-alanyl-D-alanine carboxypeptidase/D-alanyl-D-alanine endopeptidase: protein MIWYDFFRKRKGADELFTEKEGRYSGLAGKLNRIIADNRLMGALAGVSIRKADTGEKIYDHYGEMRLRPASNMKLFSGAAALEILGENYRFTTEIHTDGTLEEGVLNGSLYLIGKGDPTLVEGDFRTFAIELKKQGIRRVNGDLIGDDTWFDAVRLSSGITWTDETYYYGSQISALTASPNSDYDAGSVLVEVHPGKEEGAAAQVMLSPSTDYVSVTNRAITAGADEPNSIEILRVHGTNEITVTGSIPSGTEKAREWISVWEPAGYALRLFYQALAAEGIEINGLRMGKVPADTALLTDRQSMPLRELLIPFMKLSNNGHAEILTKEMGRKVHGEGSWDAGLRVIEEVAATLGVNTATIQLRDGSGMSHANMIPANEISQLLFAVQAKPWYEAFLASLPIAGAEERFVGGTLRDRLTDGAANGNVQAKTGTLTSVSTLSGYVTAKSGERLIFSVLVNNLLEDEKTTEDAIAAAIAEYGE from the coding sequence CTGATATGGTATGATTTTTTCAGGAAACGCAAAGGGGCTGACGAGTTGTTCACAGAGAAAGAAGGGCGTTACAGCGGGCTTGCAGGGAAGCTGAACCGGATTATTGCCGATAATCGGCTGATGGGTGCGTTAGCGGGTGTCAGCATCCGGAAAGCGGATACGGGTGAGAAAATTTATGATCACTACGGGGAGATGCGGCTGCGGCCTGCATCGAATATGAAATTGTTTTCGGGCGCTGCTGCACTTGAAATCCTGGGAGAGAACTACCGCTTTACAACGGAAATACATACCGACGGAACTTTGGAGGAAGGAGTGCTGAACGGGAGTTTGTATTTGATCGGCAAAGGAGATCCGACACTGGTGGAAGGAGATTTCCGCACGTTTGCTATAGAGCTGAAGAAGCAGGGTATCCGGCGTGTGAACGGAGATCTCATCGGGGATGATACGTGGTTTGATGCGGTCCGGTTATCTTCCGGCATCACTTGGACGGATGAAACTTACTATTACGGTTCACAAATATCTGCGCTGACCGCTTCACCGAATAGCGACTACGATGCCGGTTCTGTGCTTGTGGAAGTGCATCCTGGTAAAGAGGAAGGGGCCGCGGCGCAAGTGATGTTATCGCCATCGACAGATTATGTATCGGTCACGAACCGGGCGATAACAGCGGGCGCAGATGAACCGAATTCGATTGAAATTCTTCGGGTGCATGGGACCAATGAAATTACAGTGACAGGAAGCATACCTTCTGGCACCGAAAAAGCACGGGAATGGATTTCCGTCTGGGAACCGGCAGGATATGCATTGCGTCTTTTTTATCAGGCACTGGCGGCTGAAGGAATCGAAATAAATGGCTTGCGGATGGGCAAAGTGCCTGCAGACACCGCATTGCTGACGGACCGGCAATCGATGCCGCTTCGGGAACTTCTGATTCCGTTCATGAAACTGAGCAATAACGGCCATGCCGAAATTCTGACAAAAGAAATGGGGAGGAAGGTGCACGGGGAAGGCAGCTGGGATGCGGGTCTGCGCGTCATCGAAGAAGTCGCGGCAACTCTGGGCGTCAACACGGCGACGATTCAGCTGCGCGATGGCTCCGGCATGTCGCATGCCAATATGATTCCGGCAAATGAAATCTCACAATTACTGTTTGCGGTGCAGGCGAAGCCTTGGTATGAAGCGTTCCTTGCGTCGCTTCCGATTGCAGGCGCGGAAGAGCGTTTCGTCGGTGGCACGCTCCGGGACCGCTTGACGGATGGAGCAGCTAACGGGAATGTTCAGGCGAAAACAGGCACGTTGACATCTGTCTCTACGCTATCCGGCTATGTGACGGCAAAAAGCGGCGAACGTCTCATCTTTTCGGTTTTGGTCAATAACCTGCTGGAAGATGAAAAAACCACTGAAGATGCTATCGCAGCGGCGATTGCCGAGTACGGTGAATAA
- a CDS encoding VanZ family protein encodes MNKTYIFSWVPVLLWMALIFFLSGQQGSASGGLSSGITGMVMNTIESVLPFLEIDPEQFHTFIRKCAHFIAYLILAVLALYALRQSGIHGIRSIFSAFIIAVLYAISDEYHQSFVPGRGPAVTDVLIDSAGAAAGIGLYFWRTLFRKPRPSQEVQRQCAEEK; translated from the coding sequence ATGAATAAGACATACATTTTTTCCTGGGTCCCTGTTCTCCTGTGGATGGCGCTGATTTTCTTCCTGTCAGGCCAGCAGGGCTCGGCATCCGGCGGGCTCAGTTCCGGAATCACCGGAATGGTAATGAACACAATTGAAAGTGTCTTGCCGTTCCTGGAGATTGATCCAGAACAGTTTCACACATTTATCCGGAAGTGCGCACATTTCATAGCGTATTTGATATTGGCGGTACTGGCGCTTTACGCACTCAGACAAAGCGGAATCCATGGTATCCGTAGCATTTTCAGCGCATTTATCATCGCGGTTCTGTATGCCATATCGGATGAATATCACCAATCTTTCGTGCCGGGGCGAGGTCCTGCCGTGACGGATGTACTCATTGACAGTGCTGGAGCCGCAGCGGGGATTGGCCTCTATTTTTGGAGAACCCTGTTCCGTAAGCCGAGGCCAAGCCAAGAAGTACAGCGACAATGCGCAGAAGAAAAATAA
- a CDS encoding DUF6933 domain-containing protein: MMTIQCTKKMLDSMKVKPEPKPGDEQDALYAWHANLLMLQRRKFILLMNNKTRYNFLIGPVTKKEMAKFEKIMRQELAANLAADGTDEELIKAYLSRMDGVRFTKTSERSILGQLNESAFYIEAILDSGESVSLSDINRRLNEFVMLKLPLVYSGKTMIAELTGRFAGH, encoded by the coding sequence ATGATGACTATCCAGTGCACGAAAAAAATGCTTGATAGCATGAAGGTCAAGCCGGAACCGAAGCCCGGAGACGAACAGGATGCGCTCTATGCCTGGCATGCTAACCTGCTGATGCTGCAGCGGCGGAAGTTCATTCTTCTGATGAACAACAAAACCCGGTATAATTTTCTCATAGGTCCAGTGACGAAGAAGGAAATGGCTAAGTTTGAGAAAATCATGCGACAGGAACTGGCGGCGAATCTGGCGGCGGACGGTACGGATGAGGAACTGATCAAGGCGTACCTTTCCCGAATGGATGGCGTGCGCTTTACAAAAACGAGTGAGCGGTCCATCCTCGGCCAATTGAATGAAAGTGCATTTTATATCGAAGCGATTCTGGACAGCGGGGAATCGGTCAGTCTCTCTGATATTAATCGGCGGCTGAACGAGTTCGTCATGCTGAAGCTTCCGCTGGTGTATTCAGGCAAGACGATGATTGCAGAGCTGACCGGCCGATTTGCAGGACATTGA
- a CDS encoding 2-keto-4-pentenoate hydratase, with amino-acid sequence MTQKTPSVQELGELLFEAYSSKVPLDKSVIPASLQKDHAYKVQHEVTSHKFTRLNEELIGYKISLTSDETQALFASDTPLYGALTSSAISDGTIELDSMFSPLIEMELIFIVQEDLTIHDNEQDILRKTLIAPGIEVPDSRFTDWFPNVSLGQVIADSAVAGKIMTGTPRGDLSYEALDGVRGVLTLNGKEIAAGDSSEVLGHPVNAIKWLVNELSMHGMVLRKGMSVSSGTFILPKPLERGTYEVDYEGIGTVTLEVK; translated from the coding sequence ATGACACAGAAAACCCCGAGTGTGCAGGAACTGGGCGAGCTTCTGTTCGAGGCCTACAGCAGCAAAGTGCCATTGGATAAGAGCGTCATTCCGGCATCACTGCAGAAAGACCATGCTTATAAAGTGCAGCACGAAGTGACATCCCATAAGTTCACGCGGCTGAACGAAGAATTGATCGGTTATAAAATCAGCCTGACGAGCGACGAGACTCAAGCTTTATTCGCCTCCGATACACCGCTGTACGGCGCGCTGACATCATCCGCGATCAGTGACGGGACAATCGAACTGGATTCGATGTTCTCCCCGCTGATTGAAATGGAATTGATCTTTATTGTGCAGGAGGATTTAACGATTCATGATAACGAGCAGGACATTTTGCGGAAAACACTCATCGCACCGGGGATTGAAGTTCCCGATTCCCGCTTCACGGACTGGTTCCCGAATGTGTCGCTCGGTCAAGTCATTGCCGACAGTGCGGTGGCGGGGAAAATTATGACGGGCACACCGCGCGGGGATCTGTCATATGAAGCATTGGATGGGGTGCGCGGCGTGCTGACGCTAAACGGGAAAGAAATCGCAGCCGGCGATTCTTCGGAAGTGCTGGGGCATCCGGTGAACGCTATAAAATGGCTGGTGAATGAACTTTCCATGCATGGCATGGTGCTCCGGAAAGGAATGTCCGTATCATCCGGCACATTCATCCTGCCAAAGCCGCTGGAGCGCGGGACATATGAAGTGGATTATGAAGGAATCGGAACCGTAACGCTGGAAGTGAAATAA
- a CDS encoding DUF6376 family protein, giving the protein MKKTMAAAFLTAAIGLSGCSLLEDVSSTVTYVSEATEYANEAQDFANEVPALAERAVTDPQAAADLKVQLEDMRQNIEEFNALEEPAVGGQLHEQAINLNERALEGIDLYLTNIEDGTLAPEVIENTEIFRTLSEVGRIVNQIQALSE; this is encoded by the coding sequence ATGAAAAAAACAATGGCAGCTGCATTTCTGACGGCAGCCATCGGACTGAGCGGCTGTTCTTTGCTCGAAGATGTCAGTTCGACAGTGACGTATGTAAGCGAAGCGACGGAATATGCAAATGAAGCGCAGGATTTTGCCAATGAGGTGCCGGCGCTTGCTGAACGGGCGGTGACAGATCCGCAGGCGGCCGCCGATCTCAAGGTGCAGCTTGAAGACATGCGGCAGAACATCGAGGAATTCAATGCGCTTGAAGAGCCGGCGGTCGGCGGCCAGCTGCATGAGCAGGCCATCAATTTGAATGAGCGGGCTCTGGAAGGGATCGATTTGTATTTGACGAATATCGAAGATGGTACGCTGGCTCCTGAAGTGATTGAAAACACGGAAATCTTCCGTACGCTAAGCGAAGTCGGCCGGATCGTCAATCAGATTCAGGCGCTGAGTGAATAA